A part of Aegilops tauschii subsp. strangulata cultivar AL8/78 chromosome 2, Aet v6.0, whole genome shotgun sequence genomic DNA contains:
- the LOC109746152 gene encoding PHD finger-like domain-containing protein 5A isoform X2, protein MAKHHPDLIMCRKQPGIAIGRLCEKCDGKCVICDSYVRPCTLVRVCDECNYGSFQGRCVICGGVGISDAYYCKECTQQEKDRDGCPKIVNLGSAKTDLFYERKKYGFKKR, encoded by the coding sequence ATGGCGAAGCATCACCCCGATCTGATCATGTGCCGGAAGCAGCCCGGCATCGCCATCGGCCGCCTGTGTGAGAAGTGCGACGGCAAGTGCGTCATCTGCGACTCATACGTGCGCCCCTGCACCCTCGTCCGCGTCTGTGACGAGTGCAACTACGGCTCGTTCCAGGGGAGGTGCGTCATCTGCGGAGGGGTGGGCATCTCGGACGCCTACTACTGCAAGGAGTGCACGCAGCAGGAGAAGGACCGCGACGGGTGCCCCAAGATCGTGAACCTGGGGAGCGCCAAGACCGACCTCTTCTACGAGCGCAAGAAGTACGGTTTTAAGAAGCGATAG
- the LOC109746152 gene encoding zinc finger CCCH domain-containing protein 30 isoform X3, with product MAKHHPDLIMCRKQPGIAIGRLCEKCDGKCVICDSYVRPCTLVRVCDECNYGSFQGRCVICGGVGISDAYYCKECTQQEKDRDGCPKIVNLGSAKTDLFYERKKCEMRGGAVCKTNDDDASRFCVSMCVVESLHFMVRLFISEDSPSQAGLRPQDNLQAKGSASLMHAASPSSDDSLPPGFESLQPTNDLKIDISQIPLIRWKCPPHILLNPNWHLASGEESREIAVQNERMFGVLEAIYPRASNIPPNPFVSPDVKDSHYDDSGTPLVPVIPVEDDDASDQSEGPLLDQPNDYHQFDNYGPAEINGLQVSNTPITPAQQQPGGSTGVEADVLAAASAAYTAIMQSNQKGSMVDRDLLVKILSDPVQVERLMKEYNQIRNEQSTSSSVVAPMPPCPPPQMTMTAPASYSNHMTTFQNTNSTLPPPSPMAPRPMMNRPPQGYPPVPMNHPPGSSPAMNLPPAAMNHRPGSNPPMSHPPGSNPPMSRPPGSNPPMSRPPGSNPPMSRPPGSNPAMSHPPGSNPAMSHPLGSNPAMSHAPGSNPAMSYPPGSSSPAMNFSGAPPRAINYYKTLIHQHGGERQESFEQHGRQFGMYHQSVPPQTNGIDAMNGASMVNRDTKTRPTRPCAYFNGPRGCRNGANCTFLHDSSATSRQQEQQNGSKRIKLDSRITGRN from the exons ATGGCGAAGCATCACCCCGATCTGATCATGTGCCGGAAGCAGCCCGGCATCGCCATCGGCCGCCTGTGTGAGAAGTGCGACGGCAAGTGCGTCATCTGCGACTCATACGTGCGCCCCTGCACCCTCGTCCGCGTCTGTGACGAGTGCAACTACGGCTCGTTCCAGGGGAGGTGCGTCATCTGCGGAGGGGTGGGCATCTCGGACGCCTACTACTGCAAGGAGTGCACGCAGCAGGAGAAGGACCGCGACGGGTGCCCCAAGATCGTGAACCTGGGGAGCGCCAAGACCGACCTCTTCTACGAGCGCAAGAA atgcGAGATGCGTGGAGGAGCTGTGTGTAAAACAAACGATGACGACGCATCTAGGTTTTGTGTATCCA TGTGTGTTGTTGAAAGCCTTCACTTCATG GTAAGGCTGTTCATATCTGAGGATTCCCCTTCTCAAGCTGGATTAAGACCTCAAGACAATCTCCAAGCAAAAGGCTCAGCATCCTTAATGCATGCTGCTAGCCCGAGTTCAGATGATTCCCTGCCTCCGGGTTTTGAGTCACTGCAGCCAACCAATGACCTCAAAATTGACATATCTCAAATTCCTCTTATTAGGTGGAAATGCCCACCACAT ATATTGCTGAACCCAAACTGGCACCTTGCCTCTGGAGAAGAAAGCAGGGAGATTGCTGTACAAAATGAGAGAATGTTTGGAGTGCTTGAGGCTATTTATCCACGTGCATCGAACATTCCTCCAaa CCCATTTGTTTCTCCTGATGTGAAAGACTCCCATTATGATGACTCCGGAACCCCATTGGTTCCTGTGATCCCTGTCGAAGATGATGATGCTTCAGATCAGTCGGAAGGACCATTGCTTGATCAACCAAACGATTACCATCAGTTCGATAACTATGGCCCTGCAGAAATCAATGGGCTGCAAGTGTCAAATACTCCAATTACTCCTGCACAACAGCAGCCTGGTGGATCCACTGGCGTTGAAGCTGATGTGTTGGCTGCAGCCTCTGCTGCATACACTGCAATAATGCAGAGCAACCAAAAGGGAAGTATGGTTGACCGAGATCTACTTGTTAAAATACTAAGTGATCCTGTACAAGTTGAGAGGTTAATGAAAGAATACAACCAAATTAGAAATGAACAATCTACTAGTAGTTCTGTTGTTGCCCCAATGCCACCGTGTCCACCCCCCCAAATGACAATGACTGCCCCTGCCTCATATTCCAATCATATGACAACTTTCCAGAACACAAATTCCACCCTGCCACCTCCATCACCAATGGCCCCACGGCCAATGATGAATCGACCGCCTCAAGGATATCCTCCAGTTCCCATGAATCATCCACCCGGTTCTAGTCCAGCTATGAATCTTCCACCGGCAGCTATGAATCATCGACCAGGTTCAAATCCACCTATGAGTCATCCACCAGGTTCAAATCCACCTATGAGTCGTCCACCAGGTTCCAATCCACCTATGAGTCGTCCACCGGGTTCAAATCCACCTATGAGTCGTCCACCGGGGTCAAATCCAGCTATGAGTCATCCACCGGGTTCAAATCCAGCTATGAGTCATCCATTGGGCTCAAATCCAGCTATGAGTCATGCACCGGGTTCAAATCCAGCTATGAGTTATCCACCGGGTTCAAGTAGTCCAGCTATGAATTTTTCAGGTGCTCCACCAAGGGCTATCAACTATTACAAAACCCTTATCCATCAGCATGGTGGTGAGAGGCAGGAATCATTTGAACAACATGGAAGGCAGTTTGGAATGTACCATCAATCTGTTCCTCCCCAAACTAATGGTATTGATGCTATGAACGGTGCTTCTATGGTGAACAGAGATACGAAAACGAGGCCAACAAGACCATGTGCCTACTTCAACGGCCCGAGAGGGTGTCGCAACGGAGCTAATTGCACGTTTCTACATGACTCATCTGCCACTTCAAGGCAGCAGGAGCAACAGAACGGCTCGAAAAGGATAAAGTTAGACAGCAGAATAACTGGTCGAAATTGA
- the LOC109746152 gene encoding zinc finger CCCH domain-containing protein 30 isoform X1, protein MGSRRSRRVSWATGPSLCKVRLFISEDSPSQAGLRPQDNLQAKGSASLMHAASPSSDDSLPPGFESLQPTNDLKIDISQIPLIRWKCPPHILLNPNWHLASGEESREIAVQNERMFGVLEAIYPRASNIPPNPFVSPDVKDSHYDDSGTPLVPVIPVEDDDASDQSEGPLLDQPNDYHQFDNYGPAEINGLQVSNTPITPAQQQPGGSTGVEADVLAAASAAYTAIMQSNQKGSMVDRDLLVKILSDPVQVERLMKEYNQIRNEQSTSSSVVAPMPPCPPPQMTMTAPASYSNHMTTFQNTNSTLPPPSPMAPRPMMNRPPQGYPPVPMNHPPGSSPAMNLPPAAMNHRPGSNPPMSHPPGSNPPMSRPPGSNPPMSRPPGSNPPMSRPPGSNPAMSHPPGSNPAMSHPLGSNPAMSHAPGSNPAMSYPPGSSSPAMNFSGAPPRAINYYKTLIHQHGGERQESFEQHGRQFGMYHQSVPPQTNGIDAMNGASMVNRDTKTRPTRPCAYFNGPRGCRNGANCTFLHDSSATSRQQEQQNGSKRIKLDSRITGRN, encoded by the exons ATGGGGTCGCGGCGGTCGCGGCGCGTTTCGTGGGCCACCGGACCCAGCCTCTGCAAG GTAAGGCTGTTCATATCTGAGGATTCCCCTTCTCAAGCTGGATTAAGACCTCAAGACAATCTCCAAGCAAAAGGCTCAGCATCCTTAATGCATGCTGCTAGCCCGAGTTCAGATGATTCCCTGCCTCCGGGTTTTGAGTCACTGCAGCCAACCAATGACCTCAAAATTGACATATCTCAAATTCCTCTTATTAGGTGGAAATGCCCACCACAT ATATTGCTGAACCCAAACTGGCACCTTGCCTCTGGAGAAGAAAGCAGGGAGATTGCTGTACAAAATGAGAGAATGTTTGGAGTGCTTGAGGCTATTTATCCACGTGCATCGAACATTCCTCCAaa CCCATTTGTTTCTCCTGATGTGAAAGACTCCCATTATGATGACTCCGGAACCCCATTGGTTCCTGTGATCCCTGTCGAAGATGATGATGCTTCAGATCAGTCGGAAGGACCATTGCTTGATCAACCAAACGATTACCATCAGTTCGATAACTATGGCCCTGCAGAAATCAATGGGCTGCAAGTGTCAAATACTCCAATTACTCCTGCACAACAGCAGCCTGGTGGATCCACTGGCGTTGAAGCTGATGTGTTGGCTGCAGCCTCTGCTGCATACACTGCAATAATGCAGAGCAACCAAAAGGGAAGTATGGTTGACCGAGATCTACTTGTTAAAATACTAAGTGATCCTGTACAAGTTGAGAGGTTAATGAAAGAATACAACCAAATTAGAAATGAACAATCTACTAGTAGTTCTGTTGTTGCCCCAATGCCACCGTGTCCACCCCCCCAAATGACAATGACTGCCCCTGCCTCATATTCCAATCATATGACAACTTTCCAGAACACAAATTCCACCCTGCCACCTCCATCACCAATGGCCCCACGGCCAATGATGAATCGACCGCCTCAAGGATATCCTCCAGTTCCCATGAATCATCCACCCGGTTCTAGTCCAGCTATGAATCTTCCACCGGCAGCTATGAATCATCGACCAGGTTCAAATCCACCTATGAGTCATCCACCAGGTTCAAATCCACCTATGAGTCGTCCACCAGGTTCCAATCCACCTATGAGTCGTCCACCGGGTTCAAATCCACCTATGAGTCGTCCACCGGGGTCAAATCCAGCTATGAGTCATCCACCGGGTTCAAATCCAGCTATGAGTCATCCATTGGGCTCAAATCCAGCTATGAGTCATGCACCGGGTTCAAATCCAGCTATGAGTTATCCACCGGGTTCAAGTAGTCCAGCTATGAATTTTTCAGGTGCTCCACCAAGGGCTATCAACTATTACAAAACCCTTATCCATCAGCATGGTGGTGAGAGGCAGGAATCATTTGAACAACATGGAAGGCAGTTTGGAATGTACCATCAATCTGTTCCTCCCCAAACTAATGGTATTGATGCTATGAACGGTGCTTCTATGGTGAACAGAGATACGAAAACGAGGCCAACAAGACCATGTGCCTACTTCAACGGCCCGAGAGGGTGTCGCAACGGAGCTAATTGCACGTTTCTACATGACTCATCTGCCACTTCAAGGCAGCAGGAGCAACAGAACGGCTCGAAAAGGATAAAGTTAGACAGCAGAATAACTGGTCGAAATTGA